Sequence from the Festucalex cinctus isolate MCC-2025b chromosome 21, RoL_Fcin_1.0, whole genome shotgun sequence genome:
AGCTCAGGGAAGGTTTGAGAATTTTGGGATAGTCGTCAAAGTACAGCTGGTACGCCTGCTCGACCACGCCCACTCGGGCCCTGGAGCCCACCACGACGCCTGAAGATACATGGAAGAAGGGTCAAAGGTCGCAACGTCGGCTCGGGACGGCAGCCGACTCACCCGTGTGCCGCTCGGTCACGTTGGCGATCACTTCCAGGAATTGTCTGTCGTCGTACATCCCGTCGTGATGGCCGCTCGTCGGGTAATCATCGGGAAGAGCAAACTCGAAGTCCACGCTGCTGTCCAGCTGAAACGCAAAATGatttttcagcttttttttttgctgctgaattCTTATAAACAACTaacaaaatgcttttatttttgcggccTGTCAGGGGTCCAATCGGGCCCCGTGAGGACGGAACACAAAGTGCAGTTTCTGACTCAAGTTAACGGTTGTTGCTAATTTGGTCCACCGGGGGGCGCACCTGTTAAACAACATCGTGACATTTGGTTGTCACTCAGGTTGCGGCAAAAACAAATTTGCAAGCGAAAACCCGCACAATATCGTACAAGAGCGGAGACCTGTCTGAGCTCATCGTAGATTTCTTGCCATCCGTGATAGTGATGCACCACCGTCACGTTGACGTGTCCTCTCACGGGTTGTCCGTCCTTGTACCTgcacaagaaaaaaacacacacaaaaaaaaacacgtcactGTCTTGCATTTGGCCTCAAATGAACATCGGGTGAGAGAACAACATGGCCGTCGACTTTCTGACCTGGCTGAGACGGTCCCGCGCAGCGTGTCGTCACGATGGAGCACGTCGGGAAGGTCCAACATGACTTTGAACTTGGGCGCGGCTAACGAGTCAATAAAACACCTTCAGCGTACTCGTCAACCATGCGTTCTCCGccaccactgatctatatataagACTAGGATAGCCGATAGACTtttgaggcggccatattgttcCTCCCCAGAAACATTCCGGtgggagtagcaagatggccgccctgcgtCTTCAACAGCTTGCGCTGGCGCGCATGAGCgaatcggctatccagtcatctaTACAGGTCATCGTTAGCCACCAACTTACCGGAGCCTTCCACGGACACGTGTTTGTAAGTGGCGCCCCCCTGTGGAGcagacaaaaaacaatgactgtGTGTAAATGCTATACGTCGTAACTAAATGtggattttggcctgttttactgccgCTTCGCCATTTCTGCTTGACaacaacacacatatatatatatacatatatatatatatatatatatatatatatatataaatataacaaaaagtattaacactaatttttttaattgtttaaatttataaatttgcattgttttttttattttaaaataactttttttttttttttatccaaaaggaacttgcataattattgtgtaagaattttatatgattcatatttttttatttgtttttttttttacatttgaacattttcttgttttgtaccaaaaaataaataattgtgatttcaattattgccaaaataatggtgattatttttttttttttttgccataatcGAGCATTTGGGAACCATTTTCctgtttttgtaccaaaaaataaataattgtaatttcaattattgccaaaataatggtgattattattattttttccccataatcgagcaTTTGGGaaccattttcttgttttgtaccaaaaaataaataattgtaattttaattattgccaaaataatggtgattatttattttttttcccatattcgAGCATTTGtggaacattttcttgttttgtagcaaaaaataaataaccgtgatttcaattattgccaaaataatcctgattattattttttttcccataatcgagcgtCCCGAGCTTGTGTGGTACGTCCGTCCGTTCCACTCACATCGGTCATCACGCAGACGGTCCAGCGGCCCAGCGGCGGTTCCCGGGACAGACGGAACTCTCTGGAAAGGACCCCGAGGACGGGCCGAGCGTCGCGCCACTGCCGGAGCAGGTTCCCGCGCGGGTCCTGCAGCGagcaagcgagcgagcgagtcaACATGGCCGACGGACCGACTGATCGTTTCTTATGGACGGCTCGACTGACTTTGATGAGGACATCGGTGGAGCCGTCGCAGGGTTCGCTGACGTCCCGAAGGACGAGCACTCGGATCCGGAGCAGCTGACCCGCCCGGTACGAGTCTTTGTCCGTGTGGATGAAGGTCCGGCAGCGTCGGGGTTCAAAGTCCAAACGTGTGGCGTTGGAAAAAACATGGCGGCTGCCATCGTGACCTGTGACCTCCAGGACGAATTGCGAACTGGACTCCTCCAAGTGGGCCTGCAAAATGTGTCAATTAGTGATTTATGAATTCATTAAGTCTGAGAGATTTTTGTTGATTTCATATTCAATATAATATTCTcatgcctttattttatttattaggaTTTTGCAATGTGCATATTATAGAATGTGGAGAACTGTAAGtatttacaaattaaaaaaatgtgtatgcaaaatgtgtaaaatcaatcaatatataagatttatatataataaaattactTCAACGTAAAATATTTTGATGTGctcataaacaataaataaacgaACCGATTATTTAAACAAAAGGCTGAAATGTGAAGCAAATATGTATGCAATAATGCTTTGTTTGTcgaatatttttcatttagttatgatttttgttttttttcttaaataattgAATTCACCAGCCTGAGTGGAGAAAAAGGTCAGAGGTCGTCACGTGAAGAtgcagaaaaaggaaaaaaaaaaaaacttacaggtGGAAGCGTCAGCAGCTGCGTGGATCCTTCAATCAAATCACACGAGAGAGTCGGAATTATTTCATAcgataaagcaaaaaaaaaggcaaagaaaaTGCGAAGGCACCTCCCGCCAGCAGCATGGTCCGCGAGGAGAGCGCCAGCTCGCCGTGGAGGATGCGAGCCGTCACCGTGAGCGGCGAGTCGCTCAGGACGCTGACCGACAGCGACGTCGGACGTCCCGGTCGGAGCGCTCGCGGGACCAGCAGCAGGTAGGACGGATCGTCACCGGGATAACTGGAAAAAATATCATTTGGTCAACGCACATTTTGCACCAGACTCAAAAGCCtcgttaactcattgactggcagccattttgactgaagctggATTTGGAcggatttcgcaaggcccacacaatattgcgtCCTATTGTCAATCAAAACATGAGAAATGAAAAGATTTGAgaatcttctttcatcagaaaaaaaaaaaaaaaaaaaagtatatttgtatctgtttctgttttacagcaattagcattagaatacagcaaagtttcatcattattcacattcctggtgaaaacgcttacaaaaagagcttgttgcaacatggatgATCTCtaatactctgttgccacctgctggacgtttttttttttcttttttgtaataactaccattgctttaaaccaCCTCACGTGATCGGGACATCCATAGTTAGTTAGTAAGAACAACTTTGGATGAAGTAGCTCCACTTTTAACCAAAACTATAAAATTAAAGACTATTCCCCCGTGGAGAAATGacgagattaaaaaattaaaacgaaaatgcaggtgtgctgaaaggaggtggagaaaaactaaactttcaatacattatgaaattttacgtgaacaacttaaatcctacaataaaacagtcaaacaggcaagaatatcttatttctcaaatttaatcgcagttcattcaaaagatcctaaatttcttttctccactttcgatcttttaaccaatcctgattttaaaaagccatcacagactccatcaaacactctctgtgatggctttgcagaccacttcagaagtaaaattgatggcattaggtccagtcttttagttgatcaaaatataatttttaataaatatggacagtcacttttacctgaggaaacactggaaagttttaccctggttgatgcaaggacacttggtcgagttttctcccaggtcaacccaacaacctgccttttagatccgattcccacatcactttttaagacattttatggattttttgaggaacagattttaactatagtcaattgctctcttcagacgggtgtttttcctgccgcctttaaaacggcggtggtgaagccccttctgaagaaaagcaatttggaccccagcagttttaatagttatcgacctatatccaacttaccctttttaagtaagattttagaaaaaattgtttttattcaattgaattcatttttagatacaaataatattttagagaaatatcagtctggttttaggatgaaccacagtaccgagactgcccttttaaagattttaaatgatatcaggtgtaatgaagatatgaaaaagcttacagtcttggtgctactggatttaagtgctgcctttgatacagtagatcaccacactttattaaacagacttagaagcctggtgggcatctctggtacagtttttaactggttttattcctatctcacacaccgatatttctttgtaagtatggatacatgttcctctgaaacccatgaaattaaatgtggggttccccaaggctcaatcttaggcccattactttttaatctttatatgcttccccttggggaagtcatcaggagacacggcgtcaacttccacagttacgctgatgatacacagctgtatatcgccgtgtcacctgatgacatggggcctattgatacccttttaaattgtattttagatattaagtcatggatggcagaaaatttcctgcagctcaaccaggacaaaacagaggttttagtcatcggtcctgaaggtcagagagagaaacttttacctaaactacaagattttaaacccacgcaatgtgtaaagaatttgggcgtcctttttgactctgagctaacttttaatcctcatattaaaaatgtagccaagatcggtttttaccatcttaagaatattgccagagtccgcccgtttctctcacaggccaacacggaggtgctgatgcatgcttttatttcttgtcgtttagattattgtaattccctgctctctggtcttcccaaaaagaatatttcagtcctacagctccttcagaactcagctgcacgtgtgctgacggggaccggagggcgggagcacattacaccagttttaaaatcgctgcattggctccccgtgcgtttcaggattgattttaaggtgcttttattagtttttaaatgtcttaacggtcttggcccatcttatttatctgacttgcttttaccctattacccctcgcggcctctgaggtcttctggcagcggccttttaactattccaaaggtgaggaccaagacacatggtgaagctgcctttagccactatggtcctcacctatggaatggcatgccagagagcatcaggtctgcagagaatatttatgtttttaagaggaggcttaagacttacttttttagtttggcatttgattgaccttttttatttttattttattttattttattttacttattattatttttacttttttatccccttttatttatttaacttttaatctatattgtcctgtagctttgtttttatttatttattttttctatcgtgtttaaccgttttcttttagtgtttaaatgtttttatttggtagttataaaatttttagctccagtgttttctcatgggggagcctccacagtgagagggatgcttggtcttcatccatctcactgtggatgaactcctcctgggtgcctttccttacagggtacatctgtgcccagccatgttgtggttttcatgtgtttgttgggttttgggtgtgtctgtgggtacgatcatggggatgggggggctttttctttcttttattttattgcattatggatgtccagcactttgagttgcattttaaatgtatgaaaggtgctatataaataaagttgattgattgattgattatcgtcctccttgactactaaaaaTCGGCATCAATATTggccttgaaaaagccatatgtctactgctgacaaaaaaaaaaatatacaggggtcaaatggttgtcctgactaaaaaattgatcgtttttgttgactaaaactaaaacttttattatttttattattattctaattaattaattcaatctctggtgtaataaccttatttattgattgattgaatttttttattattattagtagtagtagtagtaattcaatctctggtgtaataacattattgattgattgattgaatttttttattttattatctgttcttatagctgctggacatgtaaatttaccagagggagccatcccaaagggatcaataaagtcaagaaaaaaaatagtcatataaaaaaatataaaaatagtcatagtcataaaaaaagtcataaaaaaaatagaaataaaataaaaataaaaatgacgttttcttggactaaaatgctcgatttataatCGAGTTAAAAATGGtcgaaataaaaacaggatgaggttAGCTAAATGTgatcaaaacaaacaagtgtgactaaaattggactagaaagctgaatttaaaaatggctgaaaaaaatgaacactaaACGCAAGCGCGGTGGGAAAATTCGTCGGCAAATCGATCCACGACCGTTTTCGATTGCCGAACGAGCTCGCTTTACCTGTGCGTGACGTTCTGGGCGGCGGCGATGGCGACGATGGCGAGCAGCGCCGCCAACGTCCCGACACGCTGAAGATGCTCCATGGACTCACCTTGAAATGAGGCTGGCGGTTCCTCCCGGCTGCTTTTTCTTCCCACGTTGAGGAGGATGGCTTGAGGCGCACGAGGATCGCGTTCCGCGTCCACGCCCTGACACGAACACGATCGCTACAGGTGGAGCCCGTTCAACACAAAAGGAAGGAGAAAAGATGCGTTTGTGATTTGGATGACTTGCACATTACAAGGGCGGGTTCGTGTCGATTGTGAGCATCGACGCAAGTTCGGGTTTCCGTTATGAGCGTGAAACACGCACACGTGTATCATTTCATCATCATATTATTGCATATAGGACAACAAATATAAAGTCAAGGAAAACTGTTTTGTTAAACTCTTGTTCGTagtagtaaagttttttttttttccttagcaCTAACAGGCCCCATAAAATGATGGAACAGAACAGATCTGATACACAGACCTCGAGTTTGACAACTTATGAATATACGAATAATACAAATGAATTTCAGTTACGTGAAACTAAACTCATGTATAAAATTGCTTGACTAATGCTTTGAAATGCtctaattaactcattaatttgattttttttatctatttgaTGCTAATGAATTGTGACACTACAGCTGTAATTACTAACATTAtgtgtttgcattttttattttttttggtagttaTTCTAATAACTAGAGTCCAACAGATATTGCaatggtggtaaaaaaaaaaaaaaggttttcccaAAGAGGTTACAAGTATTCATCTGTatcccaaataaaacaaaattagaaactgtgtagctttgattttttttttcactccagccattttattttagctagcttgctagtttAGCTtaacctaaaaacaaaaacaaacaaaaaaacaacaaaatatgcaGTTTAGTTCCCTATATTTTCAAACTCGCTTGTccaaaactgactttgtaagaCACTTTTGTGAATCCtatctttttatttcatctttaTTTAATACTTTACTTACTTTCATGTCGCAGATTGACAAAACGAGCTGTATCTTGCACTGCTGCCCTCCGACCACGAGCGGGCGCCGCTGGGAAGATTGCAGCCATAAAACGATTCCAACATGACGACGCTACGGCCGTTCAACTGCGATGATTTGtttaaattcaacaatatgTAAGCACCAAATGTCTTATTTCGAAAGCGTAACGACCGTTTAATATTGTTCTCTGTTGTTGCTGTCGTTTGTGACGTTCTATGTTGGACGCGTGGGACGCCAGCGGGCTAAATTGTTGACGCGTGTGCGCTACTGCACCAAACTCCGTTCACACAATGGCTGATTTTATATTCGGCACACGATTAAACGTTACATGACACTCGATAAGTCATGTTTTGTTAATTTGTTTAATTACTGACAAAGTCGGTCAACTAACTGTCATTCGGAAACATGTTTAATTTACTGCGTTATCCAGGCAGCACATAAAAACATGTTCATTTAGCTAGCTAGTCGGTAtgtattgtgcatgaaaaatatgaTTATTGCAAGCTATGTACACTTGAGGACACTACGAAATGCATTTGCGTGTAtgcagaatatgtccacatacCAAGATGTGAAATTAAATCATATACCAACAGAGGATCATGAGTATCGTAAATGAACAAAGTACTGAAATGTTAATAAGCATGTTTATGCAGTAAATTGTACCTTTTTCGTTTCCACAGCAACTTGGACACTCTGACAGAAACTGTATCCTTCAAGGTCTTGTCACTTCTGCGGACACCTCAAGTAATATGTTATGTATTCACTTCAGCACGATTAAGATAAAAACCAATACATAAATACTGCTCAAATGGAAGTTTATGACAACATTTGAGAGCAAGGGACTCTTGAGGTTTTGTGGAAGAAACCAAAAGGGCAGTCCGAAGACTGCAGAGATCTAACAGGACAATAAAATGACATCAATTCCACATCTTGAAGTCacagtttaaacattttttgggacCGATTCCCCCCAAAAAGGCGGTTGATTACTCGGAATTTCTCAAATGTTCCTCTGAGCTTTTGCCATCAGTACGGGATCCCGTTCTACCTGCAGTACTTGGCTCACTGGCCCGAGTACTTCATCGTCGCCGAGGCTCCTGGAGGCGAACTCATGGGATACAGTAAGTTGGCGCGGAAAAGATTTATTTCTTATCTGTTTTAAACAAATGAATTATTAACAATAGATCATCAATTCAATTATATTGAACTCACTCACAATTATTGATTgcctaaataaaaatgtacatttaaacttatttcaccatttttatgcatttacaatcaataaatctatcaataacttaattcaacaattaaaaaaaaaaagttgaatgtaGAGGTAGATTTTAATTGATGCTCGAATTGTAATCATTTGAAATCTATTTAATTACAATAACCAATTAATACAATGGACAAAACTACTTCAGTACGTAAATAAACTAACCAATTATTTAAACAAAGGACTTAATTGctaccagctgttttactgaattttgaccaattttgcaaggcccacagaatattgtgttctattgctattaaaacatggaacctacccaaaaaaaaaaaaaaaaaaaaaagattaaagtcccttatcaggaaaaaaatatttgttttccattttgcaacaattagcattagaatatagctaagtttcatcaatcatgatttacaaatctatttcgaattatgagtaattgagcttttttttccccccaacatggccctgattgatctcttatactctgctgccacctgctggccgtttgtgtaataactatttcttcaaccgttctttgcagttgagttgcatcaaaaccttctgtatagcataaaacaaacaaaaaaaacgtataaatccgtctttgggacacaaaacatttatacgttttttggggggaaacgaGTTAAGCATGTGTATGCAATAATGGTGTATTTGTCCAATATTTTTCCGTTTGAGTTTAGTGGACTGAGTTAGTTCCAATTTGTAGCGATTGGGAAATGTCGATTGAGCATTTGTTGGCGTTTGCAGTCATGGGCAAGGCGGAGGGTTCGGTGGCTCGCGAGGAGTGGCACGGTCACGTCACCGCCTTGTCGGTGGCGCCCGAGTTCCGCCGGCTGGGATTGGCCGCCAAACTGATGGACATGCTGGAGGAGATCTCCGAAAGGTTTGccttcacattattattattttttaccttttttgatGTGCGTTTGACGGTgacgttttcttcctttttttcagGAAGGGCGGCTTCTTCGTGGACCTGTTTGTGCGCGTGTCCAACCAGGTGGCGGTCAGCATGTACAAGCGGCTGGGCTACAGCGTCTACCGCACCGTCATCGAGTACTACTCGGCCAGCAACGGCGACCCGGACGAGGACGCCTACGGTCAGATCGGTCGTGGAGGCGACGCCGATGCCGATGCCGgcggcctctctctctctccgactGACGTCGTTGCTTTTGTGCGCGCAGACATGAGGAAAGCGTTGTCCCGAGACGCCGACAAGAAGACCATCGTGCCGCTGCCGCATCCCGTCAGGCCTGAGGACATCGAATAACGACGCTTGTGGCTCACTGGCGGACGACAAAGTGAAAGCTGTTTAGTGACGTATCCTTGACGGCCGAGGAGCTGCGGACTTTCAAACGTTAATCGGCAACTAATCGATTGGCCAATCTAGCAACTACTAAATCTTGTCGTCCATGAAAGCAGAGAGATCATCTTTGtgttgttattaaaaaaaagaaaaaaaaacacattagtgAACATTCTTTTGGCTTTTATgttggaaaatatttttgtagaatttatttttttgacaaatgttATGAACCAAACCTGAATCCTGATTTACAAAATAATATCCCGTTTTTAAATAAAGAGATGGAAATTTACAGGCTATTTATACTAAAGttgcaataaacaaacaaaccaaaaaaaaagaataaaataagatGAAACACATTTTCGTTGCTGGTTTGGTCTGTAACATGGCAGAAAAATGTCTTATTGTTATTATACACAAAGATAATTAGTCTGCTTTCacgggggacaaaaaaaataaaaaatacaaatctgagACTCTTTCCTGTTGAGAAGCTGAAATTGTgaaaatttggacaattttgaagcttaaaaaaaagctttcaacaACGATTCAATgatcaaaatatttgattgatgTGATAACCGATgagttaatcaattaattgttgCAGCTCTACTTGAAATATGTATTTGGGAGCTGGCCTTTAAGCTGGACAGCAAGAATATCGAGTAAACGCTCCAAAAGCTTTCTAATGTGCCAGTGAGCCACAGAGGGaaaattggttttgtttttgtctttaattGCTGTACATTGTCAATAAActattgttgtaaaaaaagcaAACTGTTGAAGTTCTCATCAAACCAAAACAAGCTAATCTTGATCCTCATCACTTTTGCTCTTTTCCTTCTTTTTGTCaacctcgtcgtcgtcgtcgctgctgctgctgtcgtCTCTGTCATCAAACGTGTTGTCTTCTTGCGTCGTTTTGCTTCCCTCGCAGTTGTCCGGCACGTCTTTGGCAGCAGCAGCGTCGCTGTCGGcgtcctcgtcgtcgtcgtcgtcctcgtcgtcgtcgttccTCGCAGCCTTTTCCCGAAGGTCTCGGTCGTCGTCGCCGCCGTCGGCCGTCTGTTGCTTCTTCTTCCACATCTTGGCCATGGCCAGCAGCTTGAGGTTGGGCTGGTTGGCAGCGTCCTCGGGGAAAATGTAGTCGTAGTACTCCTCCCAGCCCGCGTCCGACTGCGCACGCAAACGCAATCACATGAGGAAGaatatgacaaaaatgacatttttctatttcatttgctCATCACGATAAGAAACATTATTCAGAACAAGGTTTACTGTTTTTTACCCCCCTTTATGGGATTTGCTTTATCTGCATTGATGATACCAAACAGGCTTTTAAACGGCTTttactgcattaaaaaataataaaaaaaatatatatatattttttttaaatctgggtttataaaaataatgtgcaggtacataaaaatatatttgtccaAATTTAAAaccatatattttttcattttcttaaaaaaaaatattaatttcaaaactagcttttttgaaaaaaaattcaaaaacttgaaaaactaaaatagacgTGTAGAAAACAatctttaaaaatatacaacagtacataaagtttaccactacttttttttttttttaaataaaaacttcaaaaatgtagttttttaaaaccattttcagaaaaatatAGTTTGCACCCCCGCCAacccaattatttatttttttttaaataaaaacattgacaaaTAAGCTTGAATGAATGGATAAAatgtgtacttaaaaaaaaaaaatcaatctaggtttgtaaaaataatatacataaaaaaaattgtctaaatgaaaaaatatattttgaaaaaatgtgcatttctttttcattttgacaaatatatttttatgtatattatttttacaaacccagatttaaaaaatatataatttttaaatacacattttatcCATTCATTcaagcttatttatttatcagatgtttttattttatttttttggttggtggagataaaaataaataaatctgaaaatggttttaaaaaaataaatatatattgttttcattttctttaaaataaaaatacaaaaaaaaatctaatataaaATCAAACCAccgaagagagagagagaaaaaaaaaagcattgtaaCCAATAAACCGTAATGAAGTGATGGAAATGGTTTGATTTTCCAGGAAGATGAAAAGGTGTCGTACCCCGTCCTCGGCGGTGAGCTTCCTCCTCTTCTTGACCTTCTCGGGCAGCAGCTTCCCGACGCGCTCGCCGTCGCCGTCCGCTCCCAACTGGGCCTCAAAGTCCTTCCAGGCCTCCAGCAGCATCAGtcgctcctccttctcctcgcaGCTCCTCAGGCTCTTGTTGGCCTCCTCGAAGATCTGCCGGCACCGGCGCAGccgctcgccgccgccgccgccttccaGCGACAGCTCGAACTTGGCGTAGCTGATCCAAACCTGGAGCCGGgtttgcgcaaaaaaaaaaaaaagtcaggacgGAAAAGCTCGTTTTTTCAAAACGAAGGGACGAGGACGCACCTTGACGTGCTGCGTACGCTGCAGCAGCCGTTTGTAAAGGCTCCTCGTCTTCCCAAACTCCTCCTGCTCGATCTCAAAGTCGATGTAGGACTTCCACAAAACCTGAAAACGACACAAGGACGGACGGGGtttacatttctttgtttttttgttttttttatgcccgtATCATGTGCTCGGttcgttttggaatttttcactttcgtttgttttgactttttttttttttttttttttttaagttaattctaattagttttcagggcggttctattagtttcagtatgagtatgagtttgttttttgtttttttaatgtgtattgtgcgcaatatt
This genomic interval carries:
- the naa20 gene encoding N-alpha-acetyltransferase 20: MTTLRPFNCDDLFKFNNINLDTLTETYGIPFYLQYLAHWPEYFIVAEAPGGELMGYIMGKAEGSVAREEWHGHVTALSVAPEFRRLGLAAKLMDMLEEISERKGGFFVDLFVRVSNQVAVSMYKRLGYSVYRTVIEYYSASNGDPDEDAYDMRKALSRDADKKTIVPLPHPVRPEDIE